A single region of the Plantactinospora soyae genome encodes:
- a CDS encoding phospholipase D-like domain-containing protein, whose protein sequence is MFLRRTVGSVAAAALLLAGLVLPSAPAAGAVASGAVFNNPTVAAEQYRIVDHVRGLVQGAPAGSTISIAMYHWTSTTVADDIVAAHNRGVNVRLVLDYLSEQYPAVDTMRAALGTNRANRSWLTFCTQGAACIGNAGSPIMHNKFYLFSSTSGSANVVVQSSANLTVSNATAYWNNAVTLVGNTGLYTAYLDYFDDLAAKAKNSDYYRTVGSGNAKAYFFPRAGSDKTSDTIYNMLNENVTCEGNTTVGTETGRTMIRIGMWYFSRNGIAEELRALADQKCWIEVVYTTMDADVLSILSGHPRIVLYRIGGDHIVHSKYMLIEGTYAGTRNSKWVMTGSHNYTTAALRENDEALLRIESAPIHDQYRSNFWALRAAAS, encoded by the coding sequence ATGTTCCTACGTCGTACGGTCGGTTCGGTGGCGGCCGCCGCTCTGCTGCTCGCCGGACTGGTACTGCCGTCCGCTCCGGCAGCGGGCGCGGTGGCCAGCGGCGCGGTCTTCAACAACCCGACCGTGGCCGCCGAGCAGTACCGGATCGTCGACCATGTCCGCGGGCTGGTCCAGGGCGCCCCGGCCGGCTCGACCATCTCCATCGCGATGTACCACTGGACGTCCACCACGGTGGCCGACGACATCGTGGCGGCGCACAACCGTGGCGTGAACGTACGGCTCGTGCTGGACTACCTGTCCGAGCAGTACCCGGCCGTGGACACCATGCGGGCCGCGCTGGGCACCAACCGGGCCAACCGCTCCTGGCTGACCTTCTGCACCCAGGGCGCGGCGTGCATCGGCAACGCCGGCTCGCCGATCATGCACAACAAGTTCTACCTGTTCTCCAGCACCTCCGGCTCGGCGAACGTGGTGGTGCAGAGTTCGGCGAACCTGACGGTCAGCAACGCCACGGCGTACTGGAACAACGCGGTCACCCTGGTGGGGAACACCGGCCTCTACACCGCCTACCTCGACTACTTCGACGACCTGGCGGCGAAGGCCAAGAACAGCGACTACTACCGCACGGTCGGCAGCGGCAACGCGAAGGCGTACTTCTTCCCCCGCGCCGGGTCGGACAAGACCAGCGACACGATCTACAACATGCTCAACGAGAACGTGACCTGCGAGGGCAACACCACGGTCGGCACCGAGACCGGCCGGACGATGATCCGGATCGGGATGTGGTACTTCAGCCGCAACGGGATCGCCGAGGAACTCCGGGCACTGGCCGACCAGAAGTGCTGGATCGAGGTCGTCTACACGACGATGGACGCCGACGTGCTCAGCATCCTGAGCGGCCATCCCCGGATCGTGCTCTACCGGATCGGCGGCGACCACATCGTGCACTCCAAGTACATGTTGATCGAGGGCACCTACGCCGGTACCAGGAACAGCAAGTGGGTGATGACCGGCAGCCACAACTACACCACCGCCGCCCTGCGGGAGAACGACGAGGCACTGCTGCGGATCGAGTCCGCACCGATCCACGACCAGTACCGGTCGAACTTCTGGGCGTTGCGCGCGGCGGCCTCCTGA
- a CDS encoding ATP-binding protein, translating to MDAARDGDLSPRSEATAPLAVRFTATEITGLRHEVARLAAAHGLRDDRLDDFVFAVYEILTNAVRHGGGSGSLQLDHVGAELVCQVDDDGPGFAAGQLSAQSPLRTGGRGLQLVRELTDSLTIIPRTPGTSVEVRVSLAAVL from the coding sequence ATGGATGCGGCACGCGACGGCGATCTCTCGCCACGCTCGGAGGCAACCGCTCCGCTGGCGGTCCGCTTCACGGCCACCGAGATCACCGGCCTGCGTCACGAGGTGGCGCGGCTCGCGGCCGCGCACGGGTTGCGGGACGACCGGCTCGACGACTTCGTCTTCGCCGTCTACGAGATACTCACCAACGCGGTACGCCACGGCGGCGGCAGCGGGTCGCTGCAACTGGACCATGTCGGCGCCGAACTGGTCTGTCAGGTCGACGACGACGGTCCGGGTTTCGCCGCCGGGCAGCTCTCCGCCCAGTCGCCGTTGCGGACCGGCGGGCGTGGCCTCCAGCTCGTCCGGGAACTCACCGACTCGTTGACCATCATCCCCAGGACACCGGGCACCTCCGTCGAGGTCCGGGTGTCCCT
- a CDS encoding vWA domain-containing protein: MTPDEPGRLDLGKVFAARLHAARARPYLATALFALHPVESRRVPTMAVDRHWRCYISPAFVDRTPVEELAGVWVHEVSHLLRDHHGRGDRVALERGLTGPGERLRMNIAADCEINDDAFGDGLVRPEGAVDPRLLGLPEGELMEDYLRQFRLGPHTQSLVWLDCGSGADGLDREWDLGPDGAHGLSTQERDAVRFRVAQGINAHPGNTPKGWQRWAEEAFHPPQPWRELLGAAVRSATSSPGAGEDYTYGRPSRRSVALPGVILPSLRRRPPRVAVVIDTSGSVSDAELGSALLEVTAIGRAVGGRRDLVTVLPCDAAARVVHPLCRAEGIPLLGGGGTDLRTGFARALRSRPQPDVIVALTDGQTPWPDARPPCRTVVGLFPRPGRARSWNENNPDYVPDSPPEWARVVVIGTASTAR, translated from the coding sequence ATGACGCCCGACGAGCCGGGGCGGTTGGACCTCGGGAAGGTCTTCGCCGCCCGACTGCACGCCGCCCGGGCCCGGCCCTACCTGGCCACCGCGCTGTTCGCACTGCATCCGGTGGAGTCGCGGCGGGTGCCGACGATGGCCGTGGACCGGCACTGGCGCTGCTACATCTCGCCGGCGTTCGTGGACCGGACCCCGGTGGAGGAACTGGCCGGGGTGTGGGTGCACGAGGTCTCCCACCTGCTGCGCGACCATCACGGGCGCGGCGACCGGGTCGCGCTGGAGCGCGGGCTGACCGGACCGGGGGAACGGCTGCGGATGAACATCGCCGCGGACTGCGAGATCAACGACGACGCGTTCGGGGACGGGCTGGTCCGGCCCGAGGGTGCCGTCGACCCCCGACTCCTCGGGCTGCCCGAGGGTGAACTGATGGAGGACTACCTGCGCCAGTTCCGGCTCGGGCCACACACGCAGTCCCTGGTCTGGCTGGACTGCGGCAGTGGCGCCGACGGCCTGGATCGGGAGTGGGACCTGGGGCCGGACGGTGCGCACGGGCTCAGCACGCAGGAACGCGACGCGGTGCGGTTCCGGGTCGCGCAGGGCATCAACGCCCACCCGGGGAACACTCCGAAGGGCTGGCAACGGTGGGCGGAGGAGGCGTTCCATCCGCCGCAGCCGTGGCGGGAGCTGCTGGGCGCGGCCGTCCGCTCGGCGACATCCAGCCCCGGTGCGGGCGAGGACTACACGTACGGCCGGCCGTCGCGGCGGTCCGTCGCACTGCCCGGCGTCATCCTGCCGAGCCTGCGGCGCAGGCCGCCCCGGGTCGCCGTGGTCATCGACACCTCCGGGTCGGTCAGCGACGCCGAACTCGGCAGCGCACTCCTCGAGGTGACCGCGATCGGCCGCGCCGTGGGCGGCCGGCGTGACCTGGTCACCGTGCTCCCGTGCGACGCGGCGGCCCGGGTCGTGCACCCGCTGTGCCGCGCCGAGGGGATCCCGCTGCTGGGCGGCGGCGGAACGGACCTGCGTACCGGCTTTGCCAGAGCACTCCGGTCCCGGCCCCAGCCGGACGTGATCGTGGCCCTGACCGACGGGCAGACGCCCTGGCCGGACGCGCGGCCACCGTGCCGGACGGTGGTGGGACTCTTCCCACGGCCGGGAAGGGCCCGGTCCTGGAACGAGAACAACCCCGACTACGTACCGGACTCGCCACCCGAATGGGCCCGGGTGGTCGTCATCGGGACCGCGTCCACCGCCCGGTGA